A stretch of Crossiella cryophila DNA encodes these proteins:
- a CDS encoding STAS domain-containing protein: MDGTGFLDVEVRDEARVRVVGLSGELDRIACYEVRELLLGLAVERPRAIIVELGEIKVVSPALLVVFDVVAAETAEWPGVPVLLVITSTPVRMIFAAAGLPERVLACQSMAEAMAALDTGPRARRLRLPVPASPSGELLARAAAEQVCHSWRLPGLTQVLPPVAADLIAHIAAERGECVTLQFWTDVQRMVVSVRGLLRGEAALAVPAWRDTVSGHTPTGDGGVVVWTSLGLACVKD, translated from the coding sequence GTGGACGGCACCGGTTTTCTGGATGTCGAGGTTCGGGACGAGGCGCGGGTACGGGTCGTCGGGCTCAGCGGCGAGCTGGACCGGATCGCGTGTTACGAGGTACGCGAGCTACTACTGGGGCTGGCGGTGGAGCGGCCGCGGGCGATCATCGTGGAGCTGGGCGAGATCAAGGTGGTCTCGCCGGCGCTGCTGGTGGTCTTCGACGTGGTCGCGGCCGAGACCGCCGAGTGGCCCGGCGTGCCGGTGCTGCTGGTGATCACCAGTACACCGGTGCGGATGATCTTCGCCGCGGCCGGGCTGCCGGAGCGGGTGCTGGCCTGCCAGAGCATGGCCGAGGCGATGGCCGCGCTGGACACCGGTCCGCGCGCCCGGCGACTGCGACTACCGGTGCCCGCCTCGCCCTCGGGGGAGTTGCTGGCCAGGGCCGCGGCCGAGCAGGTCTGCCACAGCTGGCGGCTGCCGGGACTCACCCAGGTGCTGCCGCCGGTGGCCGCGGACCTGATCGCGCACATCGCCGCCGAGCGAGGGGAGTGCGTGACGCTGCAGTTCTGGACCGACGTGCAGCGGATGGTGGTCTCGGTGCGCGGCCTGCTGCGCGGTGAGGCCGCGCTGGCGGTGCCCGCCTGGCGGGACACGGTCTCCGGGCACACCCCGACCGGGGACGGCGGCGTGGTCGTGTGGACCTCGCTGGGACTGGCTTGCGTGAAGGACTGA
- a CDS encoding TetR/AcrR family transcriptional regulator, which translates to MAYRRTPGVDARRAATRDRVLGVTRELLAETGYAGCSIAAVAKRAGVAAGSVYLHFPNKADLLAEAFRVVVRHEVEAVAQAVLAAPDHRAGVIAVVETFAGRALKAPRLAYALLAEPIDAAVERERLRFRLAFRDIVAEVLDQAVRRGELPPQNPAVTAAALVGAVGEVLVGPLAAGHADPDTIPNLISFCLRAIGADDAVHP; encoded by the coding sequence ATGGCCTACCGACGCACCCCCGGGGTCGACGCGCGCCGCGCCGCGACCAGGGACCGCGTTCTCGGCGTGACCAGGGAACTCCTGGCCGAGACCGGGTACGCCGGGTGCTCGATCGCGGCCGTGGCCAAACGGGCCGGGGTCGCGGCGGGTTCGGTGTATCTGCACTTCCCGAACAAGGCCGACCTGCTCGCCGAGGCCTTCCGCGTGGTGGTGCGGCACGAGGTCGAGGCGGTGGCGCAGGCGGTGCTGGCCGCCCCTGACCATCGCGCCGGGGTGATCGCGGTGGTGGAGACCTTCGCCGGCCGCGCGCTCAAGGCGCCCCGGCTGGCCTACGCGCTGCTGGCCGAACCCATCGACGCCGCGGTGGAACGGGAGCGGCTGCGCTTCCGGCTCGCCTTCCGGGACATCGTGGCCGAGGTCCTGGACCAGGCGGTCCGGCGCGGCGAGCTGCCGCCGCAGAACCCGGCGGTCACCGCGGCCGCACTGGTCGGCGCGGTCGGCGAGGTCCTGGTCGGACCGCTCGCGGCTGGCCACGCCGACCCGGACACCATCCCGAACCTGATCTCCTTCTGCCTGCGCGCGATCGGAGCCGACGATGCCGTCCACCCATGA